One part of the Sardina pilchardus chromosome 5, fSarPil1.1, whole genome shotgun sequence genome encodes these proteins:
- the LOC134080799 gene encoding short transient receptor potential channel 7-like, with protein MNRRHTTLREKGRRQAVRGPAYMFSERATSLTAEEERFLDAAEYGNIPVVRKMLEESKTLNVNCVDYMGQNALQLAVGNEHLEVTELLLKREGLARVGDALLLAISKGYVRIVEAILAHPAFEGGLRLTLSPLEQEPALRDDEDFYAYDEDGTRFSQDVTPVILAAHCQEYEIVHTLLLKGARIEKPHDYFCKCGECADRQRRDSFSHSRSRMNAYKGLASAAYLSLSSEDPVLTALELSNELAQLANIETEFKNDYRKLSMQCKDFVVGVLDLCRDTEEVEAILNGDVDQNPSSEHNRPCLSRVKLAIKYEVKKFVAHPNCQQQLLTLWYENLQGLRQQSIGVKCWTVLGVTVGLPFLAVSYWIMPCSKLGQILRSPFMKFVAHAVSFTIFLGLLVVNASDRFEGVTNLPNETITDHPRQVFRVKTTQFTWTEMLIMKWVLGMIWSECKEIWSDGPREYAMHLWNILDFGMLSIFVASFTARLIVFLRASKAQLYVDQHVLDTDLSNASLPEEVAYFTFARIKWVPSDPQLISEGLYSIAVVLSFSRIAYILPANESFGPLQISLGRTVKDIFKFMVIFIMVFLAFMIGMFNLYSHYLGAKYNPAFTTVEESFKTLFWSIFGLSEVISVVLKYDHKFIENIGYILFGVYNVTMVVVLLNMLIAMINHSYQEIEEDADVEWKFARAKLWLSYFDDGRTLPPPFNLVPSPKSFYYLALRTRACLVRLCKSKAFHHENQLEMDKVNSHSKKFDRFRAHDRAQDEFTVRNPIKHPTRYQKLMKRLIKRYVLKAQVDSENDEVNEGELKEIKQDISSLRYELLEEKSQATGELADLIQQLSDKFSKTNTP; from the exons ATGAACAGGAGGCACACCACGCTGCGGGAGAAGGGCCGGCGGCAGGCCGTGCGCGGGCCGGCCTACATGTTTAGCGAGCGCGCCACCAGCCTGACGGCCGAGGAGGAGCGCTTCCTGGACGCCGCGGAGTACGGCAACATCCCCGTGGTGCGCAAGATGCTCGAGGAGTCCAAGACGCTCAACGTCAACTGCGTGGACTACATGGGCCAGAATGCACTGCAGCTGGCCGTGGGCAACGAGCACCTGGAGGTGACCGAGCTGCTGCTGAAGAGGGAGGGGCTGGCGCGAGTCGGGGACGCCCTCCTGCTGGCCATCAGCAAGGGCTACGTGCGCATCGTGGAGGCCATCTTGGCTCACCCGGCCTTCGAGGGCGGCCTGCGGCTCACGCTGAGCCCGCTGGAGCAGGAGCCGGCGCTGCGCGACGACGAGGACTTCTACGCGTACGACGAGGACGGCACGCGCTTCTCGCAGGACGTGACGCCGGTCATCCTGGCGGCGCACTGCCAGGAGTACGAGATCGTGCACACGCTGCTGCTCAAGGGCGCGCGCATCGAGAAGCCGCACGACTACTTCTGCAAGTGCGGCGAGTGCGCCGACCGGCAGCGCCGCGACTCCTTCAGCCACTCGCGCTCGCGCATGAACGCCTACAAGGGCCTGGCCAGCGCCGCCTACCTGTCCCTGTCCAGCGAGGACCCCGTGCTCACCGCCCTGGAGCTCAGCAACGAGCTCGCGCAACTGGCCAACATCGAAACTGAGTTCAAG AATGACTACAGGAAGCTGTCCATGCAGTGTAAGGACTTTGTGGTCGGCGTGCTGGACCTCTGCAGAGACACTGAAGAAGTGGAGGCCATTCTGAACGGAGACGTGGACCAGAATCCGTCCAGCGAGCACAACCGGCCCTGCCTGAGCCGAGTCAAGCTCGCCATCAAGTACGAGGTCAAAAAG TTTGTGGCTCATCCTAActgccagcagcagctcctgaCGCTGTGGTATGAGAACCTGCAGGGCCTCAGACAGCAGTCCATCGGGGTCAAGTGCTGGACAGTCCTGGGTGTGACCGTGGGGCTTCCCTTCCTTGCTGTTTCGTATTGGATCATGCCATGCAGCAAG CTTGGCCAGATCCTTCGTAGCCCGTTCATGAAGTTTGTAGCCCACGCAGTGTCCTTCACCATTTTTCTCGGTCTGCTTGTGGTCAATGCATCAGACCGATTCGAGGGAGTCACAAACCTTCCCAACGAGACCATTACTGACCACCCTCGGCAAGTCTTCCGTGTGAAAACGACACAGTTCACCTGGACAGAGATGCTTATCATGAAATGGGTCCTTG GAATGATCTGGTCAGAGTGCAAGGAGATTTGGAGTGATGGGCCACGAGAGTATGCCATGCACCTTTGGAACATTCTGGACTTTGGCATGCTGTCCATCTTTGTGGCATCCTTCACAGCGAGGCTCATTGTTTTCCTAAGGGCTTCCAAGGCACAGCTGTATGTGGACCAACATGTGCTGGACACAGACCTAAGCAATGCCTCTCTGCCAGAGGAAGTGGCCTACTTTACCTTTG CCAGGATCAAATGGGTTCCTTCGGACCCTCAGCTCATATCTGAAGGTCTCTACTCCATTGCTGTGGTTTTAAGTTTCTCAAGAATAGCCTACATTCTACCTGCAAATGAGAGCTTCGGGCCACTGCAGATCTCCTTGGGCCGCACAGTGAAGGACATATTTAAGTTCATGGTCATATTCATCATGGTCTTCCTGGCCTTCATGATCGGCATGTTCAATCTGTACTCACACTACCTAGGAGCCAAGTACAACCCTGCTTTCACCAC ggTGGAGGAAAGTTTCAAAACCCTTTTCTGGTCCATCTTTGGCTTGTCTGAAGTcatctctgtggttctgaagtATGACCACAAATTTATTGAGAATATCGGCTATATCCTCTTCGGTGTCTATAACGTCACTATGGTTGTGGTTCTGCTCAACATGTTGATAGCCATGATCAACCACTCATACCAAGAAATTGAG GAGGATGCAGATGTGGAATGGAAGTTTGCTCGTGCCAAGCTGTGGCTCTCGTACTTTGATGACGGACGCACATTGCCACCACCATTTAACCTGGTGCCAAGTCCAAAGTCGTTCTATTACTTGGCTTTGCGTACCAGGGCTTGTCTTGTAAGACTTTGCAAGTCCAAGGCATTCCACCATGAAAATCAGCTCGAAATGGACAAGGTCAACTCTCACTCAAAG AAATTTGATCGATTCAGAGCTCACGATCGGGCACAAGATGAGTTCACGGTGCGAAACCCTATCAAACACCCAACACGCTATCAG AAATTGATGAAACGGCTCATTAAGCGATATGTCCTGAAGGCACAAGTCGACAGTGAAAACGACGAAGTCAACGAAG GTGAGCTGAAGGAGATTAAGCAGGACATCTCCAGTCTACGCTATGAGCTGCTGGAGGAAAAGTCACAGGCCACAGGAGAACTGGCTGACCTGATACAGCAGCTCAGCGACAAATTCAGCAAAACCAACACaccatga
- the LOC134080446 gene encoding eukaryotic peptide chain release factor subunit 1 isoform X1 — translation MADDPSAADRNVEIWKIKKLIKSLEAARGNGTSMISLIIPPKDQISRVAKMLADEFGTASNIKSRVNRLSVLGAITSVQQRLKLYNKVPHNGLVVYCGTIVTEEGKEKKVNIDFEPFKPINTSLYLCDNKFHTEALTALLSDDSKFGFIVIDGSGALFGTLQGNTREVLHKFTVDLPKKHGRGGQSALRFARLRMEKRHNYVRKVAETAVQLFVSNDKVNVAGLVLAGSADFKTELSQSDMFDPRLQAKVLKLVDISYGGENGFNQAIELSAEVLSNVKFIQEKKLIGRYFDEISQDTGKYCFGVEDTLKALEMGAVEILIVYENLDTMRYVLRCHGAENNGPENDEKTLFLTPEQEKDKSHFTDKETGQEHELIESMPLLEWFANNYKRFGATLEIVTDKSQEGSQFVKGFGGIGGLLRYRVDFQGMDYQGEDDEFFDLDDY, via the exons ATGGCGGACGACCCCAGTGCTGCAGACAGGAACGTGGAGATCTGGAAGATTAAGAAGTTGATTAAAAGCCTTGAAGCTGCCAGAGG GAATGGCACGAGTATGATCTCTCTCATCATTCCTCCGAAGGACCAGATTTCTCGAGTGGCCAAGATGTTGGCTGATGAGTTTGGCACAGCCTCTAATATCAAAAGTAGAGTGAACCGCCTCTCCGTGCTAGGAGCAATCACATCTGTACAACAGAGACTCAAGCTCTACAATAAGG TGCCACACAATGGCTTGGTGGTGTATTGCGGAACTATTGTAACTGAAGAGGGCAAAGAGAAGAAAGTCAACATTGACTTTGAGCCTTTCAAACCAATCAACACATCCCTGTACCTGTGCGATAACAAATTCCACACAGAG GCTCTTACTGCATTGCTGTCAGATGACAGTAAATTTGGCTTCATTGTGATTGATGGGAGTGGTGCACTATTTGGGACTCTCCAGGGGAACACTAGAGAAGTGCTTCACAAGTTCACCGTGGACCTTCCCAAAAAACACG GTAGAGGAGGTCAGTCTGCCTTGCGTTTCGCCCGTCTGAGAATGGAGAAGAGGCACAACTACGTACGCAAAGTGGCAGAGACGGCAGTGCAGCTTTTCGTGTCCAACGACAAGGTCAACGTCGCCGGCCTGGTACTCGCCGGATCAGCAGACTTCAAAACGGAACTAAGTCAGTCGGACATGTTCGATCCG AGGTTACAAGCAAAGGTCCTGAAGCTGGTGGACATCTCGTATGGAGGAGAGAATGGCTTCAACCAGGCCATAGAGCTCTCTGCTGAGGTCTTGTCCAATGTCAAGTTCATACAGGAGAAGAAACTCATCG GAAGATACTTCGATGAGATCAGTCAGGACACGGGGAAGTACTGTTTTGGTGTGGAGGACACCTTGAAGGCATTGGAAATGGGAGCGGTGGAGATCCTCATAGTCTACGAGAACCTGGACACCATGCGTTATGTTCTGCGGTGCCATGGCGCCGAGAACAACGGACCAGAGAACG ACGAGAAGACTTTGTTTCTGACTCCAGAGCAAGAGAAGGACAAATCTCATTTCACAGACAAAGAG ACAGGACAAGAGCACGAGCTGATCGAAAGTATGCCTCTGCTGGAGTGGTTCGCCAACAACTACAAGAGGTTTGGAGCCACGCTGGAGATAGTCACCGACAAGAGCCAAGAGGGGTCACAGTTTGTTAAAGGCTTTGGTGGAATCGGGG GGCTCTTGCGCTACCGGGTGGATTTCCAGGGAATGGATTATCAGGGCGAAGATGATGAGTTCTTTGATTTGGATGACTACTAG
- the LOC134080446 gene encoding eukaryotic peptide chain release factor subunit 1 isoform X2, producing the protein MISLIIPPKDQISRVAKMLADEFGTASNIKSRVNRLSVLGAITSVQQRLKLYNKVPHNGLVVYCGTIVTEEGKEKKVNIDFEPFKPINTSLYLCDNKFHTEALTALLSDDSKFGFIVIDGSGALFGTLQGNTREVLHKFTVDLPKKHGRGGQSALRFARLRMEKRHNYVRKVAETAVQLFVSNDKVNVAGLVLAGSADFKTELSQSDMFDPRLQAKVLKLVDISYGGENGFNQAIELSAEVLSNVKFIQEKKLIGRYFDEISQDTGKYCFGVEDTLKALEMGAVEILIVYENLDTMRYVLRCHGAENNGPENDEKTLFLTPEQEKDKSHFTDKETGQEHELIESMPLLEWFANNYKRFGATLEIVTDKSQEGSQFVKGFGGIGGLLRYRVDFQGMDYQGEDDEFFDLDDY; encoded by the exons ATGATCTCTCTCATCATTCCTCCGAAGGACCAGATTTCTCGAGTGGCCAAGATGTTGGCTGATGAGTTTGGCACAGCCTCTAATATCAAAAGTAGAGTGAACCGCCTCTCCGTGCTAGGAGCAATCACATCTGTACAACAGAGACTCAAGCTCTACAATAAGG TGCCACACAATGGCTTGGTGGTGTATTGCGGAACTATTGTAACTGAAGAGGGCAAAGAGAAGAAAGTCAACATTGACTTTGAGCCTTTCAAACCAATCAACACATCCCTGTACCTGTGCGATAACAAATTCCACACAGAG GCTCTTACTGCATTGCTGTCAGATGACAGTAAATTTGGCTTCATTGTGATTGATGGGAGTGGTGCACTATTTGGGACTCTCCAGGGGAACACTAGAGAAGTGCTTCACAAGTTCACCGTGGACCTTCCCAAAAAACACG GTAGAGGAGGTCAGTCTGCCTTGCGTTTCGCCCGTCTGAGAATGGAGAAGAGGCACAACTACGTACGCAAAGTGGCAGAGACGGCAGTGCAGCTTTTCGTGTCCAACGACAAGGTCAACGTCGCCGGCCTGGTACTCGCCGGATCAGCAGACTTCAAAACGGAACTAAGTCAGTCGGACATGTTCGATCCG AGGTTACAAGCAAAGGTCCTGAAGCTGGTGGACATCTCGTATGGAGGAGAGAATGGCTTCAACCAGGCCATAGAGCTCTCTGCTGAGGTCTTGTCCAATGTCAAGTTCATACAGGAGAAGAAACTCATCG GAAGATACTTCGATGAGATCAGTCAGGACACGGGGAAGTACTGTTTTGGTGTGGAGGACACCTTGAAGGCATTGGAAATGGGAGCGGTGGAGATCCTCATAGTCTACGAGAACCTGGACACCATGCGTTATGTTCTGCGGTGCCATGGCGCCGAGAACAACGGACCAGAGAACG ACGAGAAGACTTTGTTTCTGACTCCAGAGCAAGAGAAGGACAAATCTCATTTCACAGACAAAGAG ACAGGACAAGAGCACGAGCTGATCGAAAGTATGCCTCTGCTGGAGTGGTTCGCCAACAACTACAAGAGGTTTGGAGCCACGCTGGAGATAGTCACCGACAAGAGCCAAGAGGGGTCACAGTTTGTTAAAGGCTTTGGTGGAATCGGGG GGCTCTTGCGCTACCGGGTGGATTTCCAGGGAATGGATTATCAGGGCGAAGATGATGAGTTCTTTGATTTGGATGACTACTAG